One Anser cygnoides isolate HZ-2024a breed goose chromosome 6, Taihu_goose_T2T_genome, whole genome shotgun sequence genomic region harbors:
- the KMO gene encoding kynurenine 3-monooxygenase isoform X1, translating to MESSNTRGKRVAIVGGGLVGALNACFFARRGFHVDVYEAREDIRMSSFARGRSINLALSHRGRQALQAVGMEEQIVSKGIPMHARRIHTPFGKKYSIPYGKKNQYILSVDRANLNRELLTAAEKYSNTRLYFGHKLMECNAKLGMLTINRSDQPPLEVTYDLIVGCDGAFSTVRKQFMRQTRFNYSHEYIPHGYMELTIPPRDGDFAMEPNYLHIWPRNTFMMIALPNMDKSFTCTLFMPFEEFEKLTTGEQVLDFFQTYFPDSIPLIGERELKHDYFLLPAQAMISVKCSSYHLASRCVLMGDAAHAVVPFYGQGMNAGFEDCLVFDELMDQFHNDLGACLPEFSRLRVPDDHAISDLAMYNYIEMREHVNSTWFIFRKRVDNFLHALMPSTIIPLYTMVTFSRIRYHKALQHWKWQKKIINRGLFIMGAAGLGGTYLLIKRLAWNSDICIQNLWGWCRYIRSAGKFPFSTQVAQM from the exons GTGGGTGCATTAAATGCCTGTTTCTTTGCTAGACGAGGTTTCCATGTTGATGTTTATGAAGCCAGAGAAG ATATTCGGATGTCCAGCTTTGCCCGCGGCAGAAGCATTAACTTGGCCCTGTCCCACAGAGGACGCCAGGCCCTCCAGGCTGTGGGAATGGAAGAGCAG ATTGTGTCCAAAGGCATCCCCATGCATGCACGGAGAATACACACGCCATTTGGGAAGAAATACTCTATTCCATATGGCAAGAAGAACCAG tacATTCTCTCTGTGGACAGAGCAAACTTAAACAGAGAGCTGTTAACAG CTGCTGAGAAGTACTCCAACACTAGACTGTACTTTGGACACAAGCTCATGGAGTGCAATGCAAAGTTGGGGATGTTAACCATAAACAG ATCTGACCAGCCGCCCTTGGAAGTCACCTACGATCTCATTGTGGGATGTGATGGAGCCTTCTCAACTGTCAGAAAGCAGTTCATGAGGCAAACGCGCTTCAACTACAGTCACGAGTACATTCCTCACGGCTACATGGAGCTGACCATCCCCCCGAGGGATGGAGAT tttgcCATGGAACCAAACTACCTCCACATCTGGCCGAGAAACACCTTCATGATGATTGCACTGCCCAACATG GACAAGTCCTTCACCTGCACGCTCTTCATGCCCTTCGAGGAATTCGAGAAGCTAACGACCGGCGAGCAAGTACTGGATTTTTTCCAGACCTACTTTCCAGACTCTATTCCCCTCATCGGAGA GCGAGAGCTGAAGCACGATTACTTTTTGCTGCCAGCCCAGGCCATGATATCTGTGAAGTGCTCCTCCTACCACCTTGCTTCCCGGTGTGTGCTGATGGGAGATGCTGCTCATGCTGTTGTGCCCTTCTACGGACAGGGCATGAATGCA GGCTTTGAGGATTGTCTGGTCTTTGATGAATTAATGGACCAGTTCCACAATGACCTTG gTGCCTGCCTCCCTGAGTTCTCTAGGCTGAGGGTGCCAGATGACCATGCAATCTCAGATCTAGCCATGTACAACTACATAGAG ATGCGAGAGCATGTCAATTCAACATGGTTCATTTTCCGGAAGCGGGTAGACAACTTCCTCCATGCCCTCATGCCTTCTACCATCATCCCGCTCTACACAATG GTGACCTTCAGCAGAATTCGCTACCACAAGGCACTTCAGCACtggaaatggcagaaaaag ATAATTAATCGAGGGCTCTTCATCATGGGGGCAGCAGGACTAGGCGGCACCTACCTGCTCATAAAAAGACTGGCATGGAACTCAGACATCTGCATACAGAACTTGTGGGGCTGGTGCCGTTACATCAGGAGTGCTGGAAAATTTCCCTTCAGCACCCAAGTGGCTCAAATGTAA
- the KMO gene encoding kynurenine 3-monooxygenase isoform X2: MSSFARGRSINLALSHRGRQALQAVGMEEQIVSKGIPMHARRIHTPFGKKYSIPYGKKNQYILSVDRANLNRELLTAAEKYSNTRLYFGHKLMECNAKLGMLTINRSDQPPLEVTYDLIVGCDGAFSTVRKQFMRQTRFNYSHEYIPHGYMELTIPPRDGDFAMEPNYLHIWPRNTFMMIALPNMDKSFTCTLFMPFEEFEKLTTGEQVLDFFQTYFPDSIPLIGERELKHDYFLLPAQAMISVKCSSYHLASRCVLMGDAAHAVVPFYGQGMNAGFEDCLVFDELMDQFHNDLGACLPEFSRLRVPDDHAISDLAMYNYIEMREHVNSTWFIFRKRVDNFLHALMPSTIIPLYTMVTFSRIRYHKALQHWKWQKKIINRGLFIMGAAGLGGTYLLIKRLAWNSDICIQNLWGWCRYIRSAGKFPFSTQVAQM, encoded by the exons ATGTCCAGCTTTGCCCGCGGCAGAAGCATTAACTTGGCCCTGTCCCACAGAGGACGCCAGGCCCTCCAGGCTGTGGGAATGGAAGAGCAG ATTGTGTCCAAAGGCATCCCCATGCATGCACGGAGAATACACACGCCATTTGGGAAGAAATACTCTATTCCATATGGCAAGAAGAACCAG tacATTCTCTCTGTGGACAGAGCAAACTTAAACAGAGAGCTGTTAACAG CTGCTGAGAAGTACTCCAACACTAGACTGTACTTTGGACACAAGCTCATGGAGTGCAATGCAAAGTTGGGGATGTTAACCATAAACAG ATCTGACCAGCCGCCCTTGGAAGTCACCTACGATCTCATTGTGGGATGTGATGGAGCCTTCTCAACTGTCAGAAAGCAGTTCATGAGGCAAACGCGCTTCAACTACAGTCACGAGTACATTCCTCACGGCTACATGGAGCTGACCATCCCCCCGAGGGATGGAGAT tttgcCATGGAACCAAACTACCTCCACATCTGGCCGAGAAACACCTTCATGATGATTGCACTGCCCAACATG GACAAGTCCTTCACCTGCACGCTCTTCATGCCCTTCGAGGAATTCGAGAAGCTAACGACCGGCGAGCAAGTACTGGATTTTTTCCAGACCTACTTTCCAGACTCTATTCCCCTCATCGGAGA GCGAGAGCTGAAGCACGATTACTTTTTGCTGCCAGCCCAGGCCATGATATCTGTGAAGTGCTCCTCCTACCACCTTGCTTCCCGGTGTGTGCTGATGGGAGATGCTGCTCATGCTGTTGTGCCCTTCTACGGACAGGGCATGAATGCA GGCTTTGAGGATTGTCTGGTCTTTGATGAATTAATGGACCAGTTCCACAATGACCTTG gTGCCTGCCTCCCTGAGTTCTCTAGGCTGAGGGTGCCAGATGACCATGCAATCTCAGATCTAGCCATGTACAACTACATAGAG ATGCGAGAGCATGTCAATTCAACATGGTTCATTTTCCGGAAGCGGGTAGACAACTTCCTCCATGCCCTCATGCCTTCTACCATCATCCCGCTCTACACAATG GTGACCTTCAGCAGAATTCGCTACCACAAGGCACTTCAGCACtggaaatggcagaaaaag ATAATTAATCGAGGGCTCTTCATCATGGGGGCAGCAGGACTAGGCGGCACCTACCTGCTCATAAAAAGACTGGCATGGAACTCAGACATCTGCATACAGAACTTGTGGGGCTGGTGCCGTTACATCAGGAGTGCTGGAAAATTTCCCTTCAGCACCCAAGTGGCTCAAATGTAA
- the ITGB2 gene encoding integrin beta-2, producing MTRDCCFWLPAVTWVLLLVTMAFTMECPKIKVGTCKDCIQSGPGCAWCKKPNFTKAGEPDSIRCDTREQLQQKGCPQSEIEFPVSEIKRTQDNALSNDIQLTPQEVHLKLRIGQPAVFDVKFRRALGYPIDLYYLMDLSYSMLDDLEKVKKLGGELLRALESTTPSRRIGFGSFVDKTVLPFVNTHPEKLQNPCPNKDKQCQPPFAFKHILSLTDNAKKFESEVGKQFISGNLDAPEGGLDAMMQAAVCGDLIGWRNVTRLLVYATDDGFHFAGDGKLGAILTPNDGQCHLEDNMYKKSNEFDYPSVGQLVQKLAENNIQPIFAVTSKMVDVYKKLSEMIPKSAVGELNEDSSNIIELIQVAYNNLSSRIILDHSTLPDVLDVKYDSMCNTKKVVSDEARGQCDNVKINDEVTFKVKVTAKECIKSQSFTIRPLGFTDTLTVHLDSNCDCNCREQPDQTACSGKGNIICGICSCNSGYTGKNCECETKGKTSKELEGSCRKDNSSVICSGLGDCVCGQCVCHTSDVPNKQIYGTFCECDNMNCEFHNGSLCGGTERGHCDCGKCRCTSDYQGSACQCKKSTEGCLNIRGKECSLRGSCHCNRCQCRGGYQPPFCEECPGCPSPCSKYVSCVECRAFQSGPLEKNCSEACSNIQYVEGSQAGSRQCREKDSKNCWISFRMSQDDGEEMYTVTVDPKKECPEPPNIALIVGGTIAGVALIGLVLLLIWRLLTELFDRREYRRFEKEKSKAKWNEADNPLFKSATTTVVNPRFDGQ from the exons ATGACACGTGACTGCTGCTTCTGGCTTCCAGCTGTgacctgggtgctgctgctggtgacaATGG CCTTCACCATGGAGTGCCCCAAGATCAAGGTGGGGACATGCAAGGACTGCATCCAATCTGGCCCTGGCTGTGCCTGGTGCAAGAAGCCG AATTTCACCAAAGCTGGTGAGCCGGACTCCATCCGCTGTGACACCAGAGAGCAACTGCAGCAGAAGGGATGCCCACAGAGCGAGATTGAGTTTCCAGTCAGTGAAATTAAAAGGACACAGGACAATGCATTGAGCAATGATATACAGCTGACTCCCCAGGAGGTGCACCTGAAGCTGAGGATAG GGCAGCCTGCTGTATTTGATGTGAAGTTTCGCCGTGCCTTGGGGTACCCCATTGATCTCTACTACCTCATGGACCTCTCCTACTCTATGCTGGATGACTTAGAGAAGGTGAAGAAGCTGGGAGGTGAACTGCTCAGAGCACTGGAGAGTACCACACCCTCTCGACGCATAG GTTTTGGCTCCTTCGTGGACAAGACAGTTCTGCCCTTCGTCAACACACACCCTGAGAAGCTGCAGAACCCTTGCCCCAACAAGGACAAGCAGTGCCAGCCTCCCTTCGCCTTCAAGCACATCCTCTCACTGACCGACAATGCTAAGAAGTTTGAAAGCGAAGTGGGGAAGCAGTTCATCTCGGGGAACCTGGATGCCCCAGAGGGGGGGCTGGATGCCATGATGCAGGCAGCAGTGTGTGGG GACTTGATTGGCTGGCGCAATGTGACCCGCTTACTGGTGTACGCTACCGATGACGGCTTCCACTTTGCTGGTGATGGCAAGCTTGGGGCCATTCTGACCCCCAACGACGGCCAGTGCCACTTGGAGGACAACATGTATAAAAAGAGCAATGAGTTT GACTACCCCTCCGTTGGCCAGCTGGTCCAGAAACTTGCCGAAAACAACATTCAGCCCATTTTTGCTGTCACGAGTAAGATGGTAGACGTTTACAAA AAGCTCAGTGAAATGATCCCAAAGTCAGCAGTGGGGGAGCTGAATGAGGACTCCAGCAACATAATTGAACTCATTCAGGTGGCCTACAAT AACCTCTCTTCACGGATCATCCTGGACCACTCCACCCTGCCAGATGTCCTGGATGTCAAATATGACTCCATGTGCAATACAAAGAAGGTAGTCTCGGATGAAGCAAGAGGGCAGTGTGACAACGTAAAGATCAATGATGAG GTGACCTTCAAAGTGAAGGTCACGGCAAAGGAGTGTATCAAAAGCCAGTCCTTCACCATCCGGCCGCTGGGCTTCACAGACACGCTCACCGTCCACCTAGACAGCAACTGTGACTGCaactgcagagagcagcctgACCAAACTGCCTGCAGTGGAAAAGGCAACATCATCTGTGGGATCTGCAG CTGCAATTCAGGCTACACGGGGAAGAACTGCGAGTGCGAAACCAAGGGCAAGACCAGCAAAGAGCTGGAGGGCAGCTGCCGGAAGGACAACAGCTCAGTCATCTGCTCAGGACTAGGGGACTGCGTGTGCGGGCAGTGCGTCTGCCACACCAGCGACGTGCCCAACAAGCAGATCTACGGCACCTTCTGCGAGTGTGACAACATGAATTGCGAGTTCCACAACGGCTCCCTGTGTGGCGGCACAG AGCGCGGGCACTGCGACTGTGGCAAGTGCAGGTGCACGTCTGACTACCAGGGCAGCGCCTGCCAGTGCAAGAAGTCGACAGAAGGCTGTTTGAACATCCGGGGGAAGGAGTGCAGCCTCCGTGGCTCCTGCCACTGCAACCGCTGCCAGTGCCGGGGGGGCTATCAGCCCCCGTTCTGTGAGGAGTGCCCCGGCTGCCCCTCGCCCTGCAGCAAATACGT CTCCTGCGTGGAGTGCAGGGCCTTCCAGAGTGGGCCACTGGAGAAGAACTGCTCTGAGGCCTGCAGCAACATCCAGTATGTTGAAGGGTCACAGGCAGGGAGCCGGCAGTGCAGGGAGAAGGACTCCAAGAACTGCTGGATCTCCTTCCGCATGTCCCAGGATGATGGAGAGGAGATGTACACTGTCACTGTTGACCCTAAGAAAG AGTGCCCGGAGCCTCCCAACATCGCGCTGATTGTAGGTGGGACCATTGCCGGTGTGGCTCTCATCGGCCTGGTGCTCCTGCTGATCTGGCGGCTcttgacagagctgtttgacCGCCGGGAATACCGCAGGTTCGAGAAGGAGAAGTCCAAGGCCAAGTGGAACGAG GCTGATAATCCCCTATTCAAGAGTGCTACCACCACCGTTGTGAACCCCAGATTCGATGGGCAATGA